The segment TTCCGCTGCAATGAGGGCGTTGGCCACACCGGCAGCGTTGCGGTTCTGGCAGGGGTACTCCACCAGCCCGCCTACGGGGTCGCACACAAGGCCCAGCATGTTCATCAGCACGGTGGAAGCCGCGTCCAGACACTGCTGCGGGTCGCCGCCCATCAGCTCCACGGCGGCAGAAGCTGCCATTGCGGACGCAATGCCCACCTCGGCCTGACAGCCGCCCACGGCACCGGCCACGGTGGCGTTGCGCATGGCAAGATAGCCCACGGCACCGGCGTTGAACAGGGCATCCACGATGCGCTGGTCGGAGATGCGGTAGCACTCCTGCAGCGCCAGCATCATGCCCGGCACCACGCCTGCAGAGCCTGCGGTGGGTGCAGCCACGATCAGGCCCATGGAAGCGTTCACTTCCAGCACGGCCATGGCGTAGGTCATGGCCTTCTGCAGCACATCGCCGCAGATGTTTTTCTTCTTATTATAATGTGTTTCCAGCTTTTTGGCCTCGCCGCCAATGAGCCCGCCCATGGATTTGATGGGCTTTTTCAGCGGCTGGGTGGCAGAAGCGCGCATGATCTCCCATGCCTTTGCCATGCGGTGATCCACAGCATCCCGGGGTACTTCGCCCAGAATGCATTCCCGCTGGCGCATCACTTCCGAAATGGGCAGTTGGTTTTCCTCGCACAGGTCCAGCAGCTCCTTGGCGGACTTGAAATCCATGTTCATCGCTCGTCCCTCCTTACGGCTGCACGACCATTACATCGTTGATGTTCGGGTTTGCCAGCAGCAGCTGATCCACACCCTCGGGCAGGCGCTCATCCGACTCCACGATGGTGTAAGCCGTATGTCCCTTTCCCTCGCGGAACAGGCGCATGAATGCGATATTCACGCCGCGGTCGCTGAGGATCTTTGAGATATGCGCCACCACGCCGGGCTTGTCCTTCTGCACCACGATGAGGGCATTGTACTCGCCGGTAAAGTCCACCTCCACGCCGTTGATCCGCACGATGCGCACCTTGCCGCCGCCCAGCGATTCACCGCGCACGGTCATGACCTGACCGGCCGCATTCTCCATGCGGATATCCACGGTGTTGGGGTGGATATCGGTCTCCGCCTCATTGGGGGTGAAGCTGTAGCCAAGGCCGCGGTCGGTGGCAATGGCAAAGGAATCCCGGATGCGGGTATCATCGGCCGAAAAGCCCATGATGCCGCCCAGCAGGGCGCGGTCGGTGCCGTGGCCGTGGTAGGTCTTGGCAAAGGAACCGTAGAGGGTAAAGTCCGCCCGCTTCAGCGGCGGGGCGATCATCTTCTGGGCCAGAAAGGCAATGATCTCCGCGCCTGCGGTGTGGGAGCTGGAAGGGCCGATCATGTTCGGGCCCAGAACATCAAAAACACTGATAAATGCCATGGGGTGTCACTCCTGTCAGGTCAAGAACCGCGCGCCGCGCATCAGACGCTTGCGCTGCTCTTGTTGATGAACTTCTGGTAGATGGTCTCCACGATGACGCCGATGGCGTTGTCGCCGGAGACGTTGCAGGCAGTGCCGAAGGAATCCTGCGTGATGTACAGAGCCACCATGATGGCGCAGATGGGGCCATTGGGGTCACCGGCCTCAGCGCCAAAGATCATGTACAGGAAGGGCAGAGCGGTCATGATGGAGCCGCCGGGAGCACCGGGAGAAGCCACCATGGCAACGCCCAGCGTCATGATGAAGGGCACCACGGTAGCAAGGCTGATGGGCAGCTGGTTCATCAGGCAGACGGCAGTTGCGCAGGCAGTAATGGTGATCATGGAGCCTGCCATGTGGATGTTGGCGCACAGAGGCACCACGAAGTTGCGGATCTGCTCGCTCACGCCGTCAGCCGCAGCGCACTGCAGGTTGACCGGGATGGTGGCTGCAGAGGACTGAGTGCCCAGAGCGGTGGTGTAGCCGGGGATCTGGTTGCGGATCATCTTGAAGGGGCTCTTGTGGCTCACAGCGCCTGCAATGCAGAACTGCAGGAAGATGCAGACCAGATGCATGATGATGACCACCAGGAACACCTTCCACAGGATGCCCAGAATGGCGTAGGTCTTGCCGGACTTGGTCATGTCGATGAAGGTACCGCAGACGTACAGGGGCAGCAGCGGGATGATGACGCTGTGCAGCACCTGATCGATGATGCCGGAGAAGTCCTTCATGCTATTATAAAGTGTATCACCGATGGTCTTGCCGCGCAAGGTGGACATGCACAGGCCCAGCACGAAGGCCAGCACCACGGCAGACAGGGTGTCCAGCAGCGGAGGGATGGAGATGGAGATGTAGCTGACCAGAGAGTTGTCAGCCGTGGCGGCGATCTGTTCCAGAGCGCCTTCGCTCATGAAGCTGGGGAACAGGCTTGCGGACACCAGATAGGATGCCGAGCCTGCGATCAGGGTGGAGCCGTAGGCCAGAGCCACCGTGATGAGCAACAGCTTGCCTGCGCCGCTCTTCAGGTCGGCAATGCCCATGGTGACGTAGGCCACGATCATCAGCGGGATGATGAACTTCAGGAACGAGCTGAAGATGCTGGATGCCGTGACGACGACCCGGCAGAACCACACCGGGAAGAACTGGCCGATGATGATGCCCAGCACGATGGCGATGAGCAGCTTCGGCAGCAGTCCGAGCTTGAATTTTTTCTTTTCCATAAGAATAAAATCCTCCTTTTCCTATTCTGACCTTTGTGCGGCACCTGACAGCGCTCTCTCCGCCGCAGCCCGCACGGCCAGCCTTTCACGAAACGTCAAATTTTTACTTGACGTGTTGACACATTTAGTTTAACATAGACATATGCATGATTCAAATTCATAAAAATAAAGTTATAGTTTAAAAATCTTAATAGGAAAGGAGCTTTGCCATGGAAGTGCGCCAGCTGAACACCCTGATCCGTGCCGCCCAGTTCCAGAGCTTTTCCAAGGCAGCGGAAAGTCTGGGCTATTCCCAGTCTGCCGTTACCGTGCAGATCAAGGCGCTGGAAGAAGAGCTGGGCGTGCGCCTGTTCGACCGCATGGGCAAGCGGGTGATCCTGACCGCACAGGGCCAGTGCTTTCTGGAATACGCCAACAGCATTCTGGACACCATCCACAACGCCCGCCGCGCCCTGAGCGAGGACGCCGAGCTGGAGGGCTGCCTGCACATCGGCACGCTGGAATCTCTCTGCTTTTTCCGTCTGCCCGGCCTGATGCATCAGTTCCGGCTGGAGCACCCCAAGGTCAGCCTGCGGGTCACTACCGGCTCCCCGGAGGAGCTCATTGAAAAAATGGAGCGCGGTCAGGTGGACCTGATCTGCATTCTGGACGAGCCCCGCTACTCCAACAGCTGGCACAAATGCAACGAGATCCCGGAAGAGGTGGTGTTTGCGGCATCGCCGGACATCGATCTGGGCCACCCCGGGCCCTACCGGGTGGCAGAGCTTCTGGACAAGCCCTTTTTCCTCACCGAACGCAATGCCAACTACCGCCGCACCTTTGACCGGTTTCTGGCTTCCCGCCAGATCGAGCTGACCCCCAGCCTTGAGATCAGCGATACCTCCTTTATCATCAAGATGCTGGAGCGCTCCTCCGGCATTTCCCTGCTGCCGCGCTTCGCTGTGGCCGAGCCTGCGTCCAGAGGAGATCTGCGCATTCTGGAGGTGTCGGACTTCCGGCTGACCATGTACCGCCAGATGTTCTACCACAAGGATAAATGCTGCACCCGGGAAATGGACGCCTTTATCCAGCTGGCCTCCGGGCCGGACCTGCCTCTTTTATAATACAGAAAGCAGCAGACCCCCGGGCGGTTCACCGCCCGGGGGTCTGCTGTGCTGAGGAGATTTCAGGAATTTGCAAAGCATTGCGCAGACTGTGTGCAGGCACAGCCCCGCAGATGAGGATGATTAAGCAAAGAAGGAGATGACCAGTGCCACCAGGAAGCCGACGACGCCCACCAGAGTTTCCATGATGGTCCAGGTCTTGAGGGTGGTCTTTTCATCCATGCCCACCAGGCTCTTCACCAGCCAGAAGCCGGAGTCGTTGAAGTGAGAGCAGACGGTGGAGCCGCCTGCAATGGCAGCGGTGACGCAGGCCAGATACAGCGGGCTCAGCTCGCTGAGGCCGGGCATGGCGGAGATGATACCGGCTGCCATGGTCATAGCCACGGTAGCGGAACCCACCGAGATACGCACCAGAGCAGCCACGATGAAGGCCACCAGCACCAGCGGCAGGCTGGCGTTTGCCACGGCGTTGCCGATGACATCGCCCAGACCGGAGTTCTGCAGCATATAGCGCAGCACGCCGCCGCAGGCAGTGACCAGCAGGATCATACCGGTGGGCTCAAGGGACTTGGTCATGATCTTTTCCAGCTGGGCATTGTTATAGCCGTGACGGGTGCCCAGCAGATACATAGCAGCGATGGTAGCCAGCAGCAGCGCCATGAAGGGCTCGCCGAGGAAGGCCAGAACGGGCTGGATGCCTGCCAGTGCGGGCACTACCTTTGCCACGGAGTTTGCGATGATGAGCAGCAGCGGGATCATGATGATGCCCACGATGGTGCCGAACTTGGGCAGCTTGCTCTCGTCAATGTCTGCCTGCTGTGCAACGTGCTCAGGCACCGCGATCATATACTTCTTGCCGCAGATGGAGCCCCAGATGGGACCGGCAGCGATCATGGCGAAGATGCCGCAGAAGATGCCGATGAGGATGACCCAGCCAAGGTCAACGCCCAGCATGGTAGCCACCAGAACGGGGCCCGGCGTGGGCGGGATGTAGGCGTGGCCGACCGCCAGACCGGCCAGCAGGGGGATAACATAGTACAGGACCGAGCGCTTGGTGCGCTTTGCCAGCGAGAAGGCCAGCGGGATCAGGATGATCAGACCGGCGTCAAAGAACACCGGCATGGCCACCACCAGACCCGTGATGCCCAGCGCCCATGCGGCTTTTTCGTCGCCGAACT is part of the Faecalibacterium sp. HTF-F genome and harbors:
- the sdaAB gene encoding L-serine ammonia-lyase, iron-sulfur-dependent subunit beta codes for the protein MAFISVFDVLGPNMIGPSSSHTAGAEIIAFLAQKMIAPPLKRADFTLYGSFAKTYHGHGTDRALLGGIMGFSADDTRIRDSFAIATDRGLGYSFTPNEAETDIHPNTVDIRMENAAGQVMTVRGESLGGGKVRIVRINGVEVDFTGEYNALIVVQKDKPGVVAHISKILSDRGVNIAFMRLFREGKGHTAYTIVESDERLPEGVDQLLLANPNINDVMVVQP
- a CDS encoding dicarboxylate/amino acid:cation symporter; this translates as MEKKKFKLGLLPKLLIAIVLGIIIGQFFPVWFCRVVVTASSIFSSFLKFIIPLMIVAYVTMGIADLKSGAGKLLLITVALAYGSTLIAGSASYLVSASLFPSFMSEGALEQIAATADNSLVSYISISIPPLLDTLSAVVLAFVLGLCMSTLRGKTIGDTLYNSMKDFSGIIDQVLHSVIIPLLPLYVCGTFIDMTKSGKTYAILGILWKVFLVVIIMHLVCIFLQFCIAGAVSHKSPFKMIRNQIPGYTTALGTQSSAATIPVNLQCAAADGVSEQIRNFVVPLCANIHMAGSMITITACATAVCLMNQLPISLATVVPFIMTLGVAMVASPGAPGGSIMTALPFLYMIFGAEAGDPNGPICAIMVALYITQDSFGTACNVSGDNAIGVIVETIYQKFINKSSASV
- a CDS encoding LysR family transcriptional regulator; amino-acid sequence: MEVRQLNTLIRAAQFQSFSKAAESLGYSQSAVTVQIKALEEELGVRLFDRMGKRVILTAQGQCFLEYANSILDTIHNARRALSEDAELEGCLHIGTLESLCFFRLPGLMHQFRLEHPKVSLRVTTGSPEELIEKMERGQVDLICILDEPRYSNSWHKCNEIPEEVVFAASPDIDLGHPGPYRVAELLDKPFFLTERNANYRRTFDRFLASRQIELTPSLEISDTSFIIKMLERSSGISLLPRFAVAEPASRGDLRILEVSDFRLTMYRQMFYHKDKCCTREMDAFIQLASGPDLPLL
- a CDS encoding GntP family permease yields the protein MTAVATPDAARLVFAAVAGLILLLILIIKFKVHAMISILIGAVGIGLMAGMPLSDIIGSVNEGIGNTLKGIALLVGLGSMFGAILEESGGAQTLAVTMVRKFGDEKAAWALGITGLVVAMPVFFDAGLIILIPLAFSLAKRTKRSVLYYVIPLLAGLAVGHAYIPPTPGPVLVATMLGVDLGWVILIGIFCGIFAMIAAGPIWGSICGKKYMIAVPEHVAQQADIDESKLPKFGTIVGIIMIPLLLIIANSVAKVVPALAGIQPVLAFLGEPFMALLLATIAAMYLLGTRHGYNNAQLEKIMTKSLEPTGMILLVTACGGVLRYMLQNSGLGDVIGNAVANASLPLVLVAFIVAALVRISVGSATVAMTMAAGIISAMPGLSELSPLYLACVTAAIAGGSTVCSHFNDSGFWLVKSLVGMDEKTTLKTWTIMETLVGVVGFLVALVISFFA